In Carnobacterium sp. CP1, the following are encoded in one genomic region:
- a CDS encoding heavy metal translocating P-type ATPase, whose protein sequence is MVAYITKHKNLITVLSGILIAIGFASGFIGSENLQDIALISATIIASTPIFIKAIQSLRMKAFSIDLLVSIAVLGAVYIGEYTESSIVTFLFLLGDYLEMRTLEKTRSSLRELVDMAPQEATILKAEGKTETIPVEEVEKGNRVIIRPGGKVPVDGVIISGKASINEAAITGESVPAFKTINDKVFSGTILDNGYIEIIAERVGDDTTFAKIIELVEEAQETKSKAEKFLDRFANVYTPAVVVLSILIYAVTRDLYLAITFLVIACPGALVLGAPVSNVAGIGNGAKNGVLIKGGEIMDKFAKVDTLVFDKTGTLTKGKPEVTDIRTFNNYNLQTLLGLAAKAETISEHHLGQTIVKEAKAQGMDLTSIELQEGEAIKGNGIKAVVNHQRLVAGNRKLMLAERINLPGQIENYAVGREKAGNSAIFSAIDGEIAGVISIADQIREDAKTALAQMRGNGVKKIVMLTGDNEHTAEAVAAELGIDEFYAELLPENKVEYVKRLKESGHVVAMAGDGINDAPAIATADIGLAMGEGGTDISMETADVVLMADKLMQFSHAYSLAKATTRNMQQNIFIAVGVVFFLLTGVLMGDVHLASGMFIHEASVLIVILNAMRLIRFNRKQTKQAEEEIQGAVMKA, encoded by the coding sequence GTGGTTGCTTATATAACTAAACATAAAAATCTTATTACTGTTTTATCAGGAATTTTGATTGCGATCGGTTTTGCTTCTGGTTTTATAGGGAGCGAAAACCTGCAAGATATCGCTTTGATCAGTGCGACTATTATTGCCAGCACCCCTATCTTTATTAAAGCTATCCAATCTTTGAGGATGAAAGCTTTCAGTATCGATCTTCTCGTTAGTATTGCCGTTCTCGGGGCTGTGTATATTGGTGAATACACAGAATCATCGATTGTTACATTTTTGTTCTTACTAGGAGATTATCTGGAAATGAGAACGCTGGAAAAAACTCGTTCTTCTTTGAGAGAGTTAGTAGACATGGCACCTCAAGAAGCAACGATTCTAAAAGCAGAAGGGAAAACGGAGACGATTCCGGTGGAAGAGGTCGAGAAAGGCAACCGAGTCATTATTCGTCCCGGCGGAAAAGTTCCGGTTGATGGTGTAATCATCTCTGGAAAAGCCTCTATTAACGAGGCCGCTATCACAGGCGAATCGGTGCCGGCTTTTAAAACGATCAACGATAAAGTCTTTAGCGGAACCATTTTGGATAATGGGTATATTGAAATCATTGCTGAAAGAGTGGGAGACGACACGACGTTTGCTAAAATCATTGAATTAGTAGAAGAAGCCCAAGAGACGAAATCTAAAGCCGAAAAGTTCTTGGACCGATTTGCAAATGTGTATACTCCCGCTGTAGTGGTTTTATCTATCTTGATCTATGCTGTCACACGCGACTTGTATTTGGCGATCACCTTTTTAGTGATTGCTTGTCCTGGCGCACTTGTTCTCGGAGCTCCTGTTTCTAATGTAGCGGGAATCGGAAATGGCGCAAAAAACGGCGTGTTGATCAAAGGTGGAGAGATCATGGATAAATTTGCTAAAGTCGATACACTCGTTTTTGATAAAACCGGAACGTTGACGAAAGGCAAGCCAGAGGTAACCGATATTCGAACTTTTAACAACTACAATTTGCAAACACTTTTAGGCTTAGCAGCCAAAGCTGAAACGATCTCGGAACACCACCTAGGTCAAACGATTGTCAAAGAAGCAAAAGCACAAGGAATGGATCTAACGTCTATTGAGTTGCAAGAAGGAGAAGCGATCAAAGGCAATGGCATAAAAGCTGTCGTGAATCACCAACGATTGGTTGCCGGAAATCGCAAATTGATGCTGGCTGAACGAATCAACTTGCCAGGACAAATCGAAAACTATGCTGTTGGCCGTGAAAAGGCTGGAAACTCGGCTATCTTTAGTGCAATAGATGGTGAAATCGCTGGAGTGATTTCTATCGCTGACCAAATCCGAGAAGATGCAAAAACGGCATTGGCACAAATGAGAGGAAACGGCGTCAAAAAAATTGTGATGCTGACGGGAGACAACGAACACACGGCTGAAGCTGTAGCTGCTGAATTAGGGATCGACGAATTTTATGCAGAACTTCTTCCAGAAAACAAAGTTGAATATGTAAAAAGGTTGAAAGAAAGCGGCCATGTCGTTGCTATGGCAGGCGATGGAATCAATGATGCTCCAGCTATTGCCACCGCCGATATTGGTTTAGCGATGGGTGAAGGGGGGACAGATATTTCGATGGAAACGGCTGATGTTGTTTTGATGGCAGATAAATTGATGCAATTTTCTCATGCTTATTCTTTAGCAAAAGCTACGACCCGCAATATGCAGCAAAATATCTTTATCGCAGTGGGAGTTGTTTTCTTTCTGTTAACAGGAGTACTGATGGGCGATGTGCACTTAGCCTCGGGAATGTTTATTCACGAAGCGAGTGTATTGATTGTTATCCTGAATGCCATGCGCTTGATCCGATTCAATCGCAAACAAACTAAACAAGCAGAAGAAGAAATCCAAGGGGCCGTGATGAAAGCTTAG
- a CDS encoding L-cystine transporter, with the protein MTNLYIIIALLLFAAVIYSFWRLQKKHVKFSTRVFIALGSGIVFGALLQLLFGATGDVTTGAIEWINIVGTGYVRFLQMLIMPLIFVSIVGAFTKIEGTKDLGKISITVLTTLLATTAIAALVGISSVMLFNLDGAEFVQGDAETAQIAALDERQEAVADLSIPEQVVNFIPSNVFADLSNSRSTSTIAVVIFSAFVGVAYLGVNKKDPENGAFFEKIIKSLYAIVMRIVTLVLRLTPYGVFALMTKALATSDFNALLNLGKFVIASYAAIIVMFLIHMLILLGVKVSPIQYLKKTWTVLSFAFTSRSSAGALPLNIETQTKALGVDDASANFSGTFGMSIGQNGCAGVYPAMLAAIVAPTMGIDLFSPTYILTIVAVVTISSFGVAGVGGGATFAALIVLGALDLPVAIVGLVISVEPVIDMARTMLNVNDSILAGIISSKRINRFDAAVFNDDEAIVKSDM; encoded by the coding sequence ATGACAAATCTTTATATTATTATTGCACTACTTTTATTTGCGGCTGTCATTTACAGTTTTTGGCGTTTGCAAAAGAAACATGTTAAATTTTCAACACGTGTTTTTATCGCTTTGGGTTCTGGGATCGTATTTGGAGCTTTGCTTCAATTGCTTTTTGGAGCAACAGGAGATGTTACAACAGGAGCTATTGAGTGGATCAATATAGTCGGAACAGGGTATGTGCGCTTTTTACAAATGCTGATCATGCCGCTGATTTTTGTTTCAATCGTAGGAGCATTCACGAAAATTGAAGGCACCAAAGATTTGGGGAAAATCAGTATCACGGTTTTAACTACATTGTTAGCGACGACTGCTATTGCAGCATTAGTCGGGATTTCGAGCGTGATGCTTTTTAATTTGGACGGAGCAGAATTTGTACAAGGAGATGCTGAAACGGCACAGATCGCAGCATTGGACGAGCGTCAAGAAGCAGTAGCGGACTTGTCTATTCCAGAACAAGTAGTGAACTTCATTCCATCGAATGTCTTTGCGGACTTATCCAATTCTCGTTCAACAAGTACCATTGCAGTTGTGATCTTTTCAGCTTTCGTAGGAGTTGCTTATCTAGGAGTAAATAAAAAAGATCCGGAAAATGGCGCTTTTTTTGAAAAAATCATTAAAAGCTTATATGCAATCGTCATGCGGATCGTAACACTGGTATTAAGATTAACACCATACGGAGTTTTTGCGTTAATGACAAAAGCTTTAGCAACAAGTGACTTTAATGCTTTATTGAATCTAGGAAAATTTGTAATTGCTTCTTATGCGGCCATTATTGTGATGTTCCTGATCCATATGTTGATTTTACTAGGCGTGAAAGTAAGTCCAATCCAATACTTGAAGAAAACTTGGACGGTCTTAAGCTTTGCCTTTACTTCACGTTCAAGTGCCGGTGCGTTGCCGTTGAATATCGAAACGCAAACAAAAGCTTTAGGAGTTGACGATGCTTCTGCAAACTTTTCTGGTACATTTGGCATGTCGATCGGACAAAATGGTTGTGCAGGAGTTTACCCTGCCATGTTGGCGGCAATCGTTGCCCCAACGATGGGCATTGATCTTTTCAGCCCAACCTATATCTTGACGATTGTGGCTGTTGTGACCATTAGTTCGTTTGGGGTTGCCGGAGTCGGCGGCGGTGCTACATTTGCTGCTTTAATCGTTTTAGGCGCTTTAGACTTGCCAGTAGCTATTGTTGGTTTAGTTATTTCAGTTGAACCAGTCATCGATATGGCTCGGACTATGCTGAATGTAAATGATAGCATCTTAGCTGGAATCATCTCATCAAAACGAATCAATCGTTTTGATGCGGCAGTGTTCAATGATGATGAAGCAATCGTTAAGTCGGATATGTAA